The following DNA comes from Phytohabitans rumicis.
GGTGGCCGAGGAGGTCGGCGTCGCGGTCCAGCGGATCGAGTACGAGGGCAGCCAGGCATGGCCGTTTCCGGGCTCGCTGATGCTGGGCTTCACCGCGCAGGCCGACGCGAGCCAGCCGGTACGCGTCGACCCGACCGAGATCGCCGACGCGCGCTGGTTTACCCGGCGCGAGGTGGCGGCCGTGCTGGCGGGCGAGGTGGTGGACGCCGGCGACGACGCACGGGTCGGCCTGCCGCCGCCGTCGTCGATCGCGCTGTACCTGATCAAACGCTGGCTGGGCTGAGGTTTTGGTCTCGGTCCGCGACCGTCGTTGCCGCGGCGGCCACGAACCGAGACCGATGCCGTCGTGGCCGGCGAGAGGCGAGCAACGCGGCGGGGGAGCCGAAGCCGGTCACGACGGTGTCAGCTGGTGCCCATCCTGAGGAATATCCACGCGTGGAAGTTCCATCTAATGTTTGCCGAATTCCGCCTGCACGGCAAGACATTCGGTCAGTTTAAATCAAATTCGCCGTCTTTAGCACCCGCGACGAAGTCTAGCCATCGTTCTTTCGCGAAGATCAGGATCGGCCCGCCGCGGTCCTTGCTGTCCCGCATTGCCACTGTTGAGCCGCTGTCCGCCACTTCGACGCAATTCGTGTTCTGGCTGCGCGAACTGGTCTTCCAATGGATGTGTGGGCCTGCCTCCATGACGCGACTCCAATCGGTTTGGGCGGTACGTCCGTCCTCTACGACGAGCGCTGCTGGGTGCGGCGCCGGCGCTGAACCGGGGGCGTCGATGAGGGCGGCAGCGGTACCGCCCCAACGTCGGGGGGTGGGCCGAGGGCGGTGGCCGCCTCGGTGATCCAGGCCAGGGAGGCGTCCGGGGAGAGCGCGGCCTCGCGGAGCCAGTCGAAGACTCGCACGTACCGCGCGAGCATGGCCTCCTCGGTGAGGATCAGGTCGGCGGCGAGGGCTTCCACCGCGACGGCGTCGGGGTCGTCCGGGTCGGCGAAACGATAGATCGAGAACGCGGTCTCCGGCAGGTACCAGTCGGAGACCTTGGCCTGGGCCGGCAGCACCCACAGGGTGACGTTGGGCAGCTCGCCGAGGCGGGACAGGTGATGCAGCTGCCCGGCCATCACCTCGGGCGGGCCGCCCCGGGGACCGAGCGCGGCCTCTTCGAGCACCGCCTCGTATCGGGCGGCGTCGGCGTCGCGGCTCAGCGTGGACTGGCGGGCGGCTCGGGCGGCGATCTCCGTCTCCGGGTCTTCGGCGTCCTCCGGGGGATCAGCTCGCGCGAGGACAGCAGCCGTACCCGCGTGTATTCAGCGGTCTGGAGCAGGCCCGGCAGGATCACCGGGCCGTACTCGAAGATCTCGGCGCAGCCGGCCTCCAGCTCGGCGTAGCC
Coding sequences within:
- a CDS encoding DUF397 domain-containing protein, producing the protein MEAGPHIHWKTSSRSQNTNCVEVADSGSTVAMRDSKDRGGPILIFAKERWLDFVAGAKDGEFDLN